A part of Synechococcus sp. KORDI-49 genomic DNA contains:
- the pgeF gene encoding peptidoglycan editing factor PgeF — MSERDPFARPDSEFNTLPSWTWVGCYGGYYLQSDLLSDQGFEHGFFTRRWQGRGPDELAGYLSAGVSVHRPQQIHSGIVLDASDAIQAPWPDADGLVSDRGGQSLWVCGADCTPALIADPTTGHAAACHAGWRGVAARILPEAILRLEQRGAQRRDLLVALGPAVSGARYQVGQEVVDAVGLALSAEPGDPSSDQEVLQRDGALQEDAEAGRHRLDIRRAARLQLLNEGITTERIALCPLCTVGEPELFHSWRRDQVKAVQWSGIVAQAASGDASPTS; from the coding sequence ATGTCAGAACGCGATCCCTTCGCGCGCCCCGACAGCGAATTCAACACCCTCCCGTCCTGGACCTGGGTCGGTTGCTACGGCGGGTACTACCTGCAGTCGGATCTGCTGTCGGATCAGGGGTTCGAACACGGATTCTTCACCCGCCGCTGGCAGGGCCGCGGACCGGATGAACTGGCTGGTTATCTCAGTGCCGGCGTGAGTGTCCACCGGCCGCAGCAGATTCACAGCGGAATCGTCCTGGACGCGAGTGATGCCATCCAGGCCCCCTGGCCGGATGCGGATGGACTGGTGAGTGACCGTGGCGGCCAGAGTCTCTGGGTCTGCGGTGCCGACTGCACCCCGGCGCTGATCGCCGACCCCACCACTGGTCATGCCGCCGCCTGTCATGCCGGCTGGCGGGGCGTGGCCGCGCGGATTCTGCCGGAGGCGATCCTGCGGCTGGAACAGCGCGGGGCCCAACGACGTGATCTGTTGGTGGCGCTGGGTCCCGCCGTGAGCGGCGCCCGTTATCAGGTGGGGCAGGAGGTGGTGGATGCCGTCGGACTCGCCCTGTCAGCAGAGCCCGGAGACCCAAGCTCCGATCAGGAGGTTCTGCAGCGGGACGGCGCACTTCAGGAGGACGCCGAGGCCGGACGTCACCGTCTGGACATCCGACGGGCCGCCCGGCTTCAGCTTCTGAACGAAGGGATCACGACCGAGCGGATCGCCCTCTGCCCGCTCTGCACCGTCGGGGAACCCGAGCTGTTCCATTCCTGGCGTCGCGATCAGGTGAAGGCGGTGCAGTGGAGCGGCATCGTCGCTCAGGCCGCATCGGGAGACGCCTCCCCCACCAGCTGA
- a CDS encoding Tab2 family RNA-binding protein: MTSADWELDFYSRPILEPDGRKRWELLITSTPTLSDPIAPFRFIKCCPSGEVNSLWLTQALREAGAAAEDAGWSAPQRLRCWRSSMRTMVQRAAAELSLEVIPSRRTYALLDWLQQRQREVYPSLEGFMAGPLAPPPAPVPTPPVPLPEEVQGDAWTWAALPGGLLQEAGEWPMGFSGLIPLPPDLSSEAPVPGLRLFSRSRALAMAGWLGGLEPVRLLVEERQLLLEAGQDDRWLVSDLESGAADAIETALRESSEHMHGLQFIAIQSSPEEQSFAGFWMMRDITIS, encoded by the coding sequence ATGACGTCTGCCGACTGGGAGCTGGACTTCTATTCCAGGCCGATCCTGGAGCCTGACGGACGCAAGCGCTGGGAGCTGTTGATCACCTCCACACCGACCCTGTCGGACCCGATCGCTCCGTTCCGGTTCATCAAGTGCTGCCCCTCCGGTGAGGTGAATTCGCTCTGGCTCACCCAGGCCCTGCGGGAAGCGGGTGCTGCCGCCGAGGACGCCGGCTGGAGCGCTCCTCAGCGTCTGCGCTGCTGGCGCAGCTCCATGCGCACGATGGTGCAGCGGGCCGCCGCCGAACTCAGCCTTGAGGTGATCCCGAGTCGACGCACCTATGCGCTGCTGGACTGGCTGCAGCAGCGGCAGCGGGAGGTTTACCCCAGCCTCGAGGGATTCATGGCCGGACCGCTGGCTCCACCCCCCGCCCCGGTTCCGACCCCACCGGTCCCCCTTCCGGAGGAAGTGCAGGGGGACGCATGGACCTGGGCGGCACTCCCTGGCGGGCTGCTGCAGGAGGCAGGCGAATGGCCCATGGGGTTCAGCGGCCTGATTCCACTGCCGCCGGACCTCTCCTCCGAGGCACCGGTGCCGGGGTTGCGCTTGTTCAGCCGCAGCCGCGCTCTTGCGATGGCGGGATGGCTGGGAGGACTCGAACCGGTGCGACTGCTCGTGGAGGAGCGGCAGCTGCTGCTGGAGGCCGGTCAGGACGATCGCTGGCTGGTCAGCGACCTGGAATCCGGAGCCGCCGATGCGATCGAGACGGCCCTTCGCGAATCCAGCGAACACATGCACGGGCTGCAGTTCATCGCTATCCAGAGCAGTCCGGAGGAGCAATCGTTCGCCGGCTTCTGGATGATGCGGGACATCACCATCAGCTAG
- a CDS encoding S1 RNA-binding domain-containing protein, with protein sequence MAEAGSPQPNRPSAPKPAADPNRKPPQVMQINRRQEQLQREAAEARAAAEAAAEKARKLEEAAGLASPPPRDQDPRRPEQSRAIPGEADEDRFDLGDMEGMTMADLLGAPDQERKKPQEERNIPRSVDDFDFDEEAFLAALDENAPVGTTGEVITGKVIGLESDGVYVDIGGKAPGFMPKSEAGLGVITNFRERFPKGLEVEVLVTREQNADGMVTISCRALALRKSWERVKEMEKQGKVVQVIVNGFNRGGVTCDLEGLRGFIPRSQLQDGENHQELVGKTLGVAFLEVNSETRKLVLSEKRAAVAARFSELEVGQLVEGQVAAVKPYGLFIDLGGISGLLHQSMITNGSLRSIREVFDQGDRVKAMITELDPGRGRIGLNTALLEGPPGELLVEKDKVMAEAADRASRAQNMLKKQEQDAG encoded by the coding sequence ATGGCCGAAGCCGGCAGTCCGCAGCCCAACAGACCGAGTGCACCGAAGCCGGCCGCAGACCCCAATCGCAAGCCACCGCAGGTGATGCAGATCAACCGGCGGCAGGAGCAGCTCCAGAGGGAAGCCGCGGAAGCACGGGCCGCCGCGGAAGCGGCCGCAGAGAAGGCACGGAAGCTGGAGGAGGCCGCCGGTCTGGCCAGTCCGCCTCCGCGGGATCAGGATCCGCGGAGACCGGAGCAGAGCCGAGCGATCCCAGGCGAGGCGGATGAGGATCGCTTCGATCTGGGCGACATGGAAGGCATGACCATGGCCGACCTGCTGGGAGCCCCCGATCAGGAGCGCAAGAAGCCGCAGGAGGAACGCAATATCCCGCGCAGCGTTGATGACTTCGACTTCGATGAGGAAGCCTTCCTCGCTGCTCTCGACGAGAACGCACCGGTGGGCACGACCGGCGAAGTGATCACCGGAAAGGTGATCGGGCTGGAGAGCGACGGTGTCTACGTCGACATCGGCGGCAAGGCCCCCGGTTTCATGCCCAAGAGCGAAGCCGGGCTCGGGGTGATCACCAACTTCCGGGAACGCTTTCCCAAGGGGCTCGAGGTGGAGGTGCTCGTCACCCGGGAACAGAACGCCGACGGCATGGTCACCATCAGCTGCCGGGCCCTGGCTCTGCGCAAAAGCTGGGAACGCGTCAAGGAGATGGAGAAGCAGGGCAAGGTCGTCCAGGTGATCGTCAACGGGTTCAACCGCGGAGGTGTCACCTGCGATCTCGAGGGTCTGCGCGGATTCATCCCCCGCTCGCAGCTTCAGGACGGGGAAAACCATCAGGAGCTGGTCGGCAAGACCCTCGGCGTGGCATTCCTTGAGGTGAACTCCGAGACCCGCAAACTGGTGCTCTCGGAGAAGCGCGCTGCCGTTGCGGCCCGCTTCTCCGAACTGGAGGTGGGCCAGCTGGTGGAAGGTCAGGTGGCCGCGGTGAAGCCGTACGGTCTGTTCATCGACCTGGGGGGCATCAGTGGCCTGCTGCACCAATCGATGATCACCAACGGCAGCCTGCGCTCGATCCGGGAGGTCTTTGACCAGGGCGATCGCGTGAAGGCGATGATCACGGAACTGGACCCCGGCCGCGGACGCATCGGTCTGAACACCGCCCTGCTGGAAGGGCCTCCAGGTGAACTGCTTGTGGAGAAGGACAAAGTGATGGCGGAAGCGGCCGATCGCGCCTCCCGCGCCCAGAACATGCTGAAGAAACAGGAACAGGACGCTGGATGA
- a CDS encoding creatininase family protein has product MPPRDCRFDHLSWPAATAAMQQPGATVVWPFGACEQHGPQLPLATDALFAERILDAVLLGLDPLLPIWRLPVQAIGFSPEHASFPGTLSLPADLLIALVDRVGEQLADQGVRRLVLFNAHGGQIALLQVAARQLRVRCPQMAVLPCFLWSGVDGLSGLISEAELEQGLHAAEAETSLMLRLAPELVGPERPLDGLPPAAPGDWSLEGAAPCAWLARDLSASGVIGDSRLASVELGVRLEERLVEHWLRQFKALLASDWPPLNAASTGVSGS; this is encoded by the coding sequence ATGCCGCCTCGGGACTGCCGATTCGATCACCTCAGCTGGCCGGCCGCGACTGCAGCCATGCAGCAACCGGGAGCCACCGTGGTCTGGCCCTTTGGTGCCTGTGAACAGCACGGACCGCAGCTGCCGCTGGCCACCGATGCCCTGTTCGCCGAGCGGATTCTCGATGCGGTGCTGCTGGGTCTGGATCCTCTGCTTCCCATCTGGCGGTTGCCGGTCCAGGCGATCGGATTCTCCCCGGAGCATGCGTCGTTCCCCGGCACCTTGAGCCTGCCGGCGGACCTGCTGATCGCGCTTGTGGATCGGGTGGGTGAACAGCTGGCGGACCAGGGCGTGAGGCGTCTGGTTCTGTTCAACGCCCACGGCGGCCAGATCGCGCTGCTTCAGGTGGCAGCCCGTCAGCTGCGGGTCCGCTGTCCCCAGATGGCGGTGCTGCCCTGTTTCCTCTGGAGCGGTGTCGACGGGTTGTCTGGATTGATTTCCGAGGCTGAACTGGAGCAGGGTCTTCACGCTGCCGAGGCCGAGACCAGCCTGATGCTCCGGCTGGCGCCGGAGTTGGTGGGGCCTGAGCGTCCCTTGGATGGTCTGCCGCCAGCCGCCCCGGGGGACTGGAGCCTGGAAGGGGCAGCTCCGTGTGCATGGTTGGCCCGTGATCTCAGTGCCAGCGGCGTCATTGGCGACAGCCGATTGGCCTCTGTGGAGTTGGGTGTCCGCCTCGAGGAACGCCTCGTTGAGCACTGGCTGAGGCAGTTCAAGGCCCTGCTGGCAAGCGATTGGCCGCCTCTGAACGCCGCTTCAACCGGGGTGTCCGGGTCGTGA
- a CDS encoding aldehyde oxygenase (deformylating) encodes MTTLNAPEASVMEGQDALPDFTTEAYKDAYSRINAIVIEGEQEAHDNYISLGTLIPDQAEELARLARMEMKHMKGFTSCGRNLGVQADMAFARKFFEPLHGNFQSALKEGKVVTCLLIQALLIEAFAISAYHIYIPVADPFARKITEGVVKDEYTHLNYGQEWLKANFEASKEELFEANKANLPLIRSMLEDVAADAAVLHMEKEDLIEDFLIAYNEALSEIGFSSRDIARMAAAALAL; translated from the coding sequence ATGACGACCCTCAATGCACCTGAGGCATCTGTGATGGAGGGTCAGGATGCACTGCCGGACTTCACCACAGAGGCCTACAAGGACGCGTACAGCCGGATCAACGCGATCGTGATCGAGGGAGAGCAGGAAGCTCACGACAACTACATTTCGCTTGGCACCCTGATCCCCGATCAGGCTGAGGAGCTGGCCCGCCTGGCCCGCATGGAGATGAAGCACATGAAGGGCTTCACATCCTGTGGACGCAACCTGGGTGTGCAGGCAGACATGGCGTTCGCCCGCAAGTTCTTCGAACCCCTGCACGGCAACTTCCAGAGTGCTCTGAAGGAGGGCAAGGTTGTCACCTGCCTGCTGATCCAGGCCCTGCTGATCGAAGCTTTTGCGATCTCCGCTTACCACATCTATATCCCCGTGGCGGATCCCTTCGCCCGCAAGATCACCGAAGGTGTGGTGAAGGATGAGTACACCCACCTCAACTACGGCCAGGAATGGCTGAAAGCCAATTTTGAGGCCAGCAAAGAGGAATTGTTCGAAGCCAACAAGGCCAATCTGCCGCTGATCCGCTCGATGCTGGAGGACGTGGCAGCCGATGCCGCGGTTCTGCACATGGAAAAAGAGGATCTGATCGAGGACTTCCTGATCGCCTACAACGAAGCCCTCAGTGAGATCGGTTTCAGCTCAAGGGATATTGCCCGTATGGCCGCTGCAGCTCTCGCGCTCTGA
- a CDS encoding long-chain acyl-[acyl-carrier-protein] reductase: protein MFGLIGHSTSFDAARRKAMELGFDHIAEGDLDVWCSAPPQLVEHVQVTSPVGTTIEGAYIDSCFVPEMLSRFKTARRKVLNAMELAQKKDIAITALGGFTSIIFENFNLLQNQTVRSTTLDWRRFTTGNTHTAWVICRQVENNAPSLGIDLSTAKVAVVGATGDIGSAVCRWLSARTGVGELLLVARQQQPLMDLQKELGGGRILTLEEALPEADVVVWVASMPRTLQIDQDSLRSPCLMIDGGYPKNLDAKVAGGGIHVLKGGIVEFCRDIGWTMMEIAEMEKPQRQMFACFAEAMLLEFERCHTNFSWGRNNITLEKMDFIGAASVRHGFSTLNLQSRLQAAAA, encoded by the coding sequence ATGTTTGGTCTGATCGGACACTCAACGAGTTTTGACGCTGCGCGTCGCAAAGCGATGGAACTCGGCTTCGATCACATCGCGGAGGGGGATCTCGACGTCTGGTGCAGCGCCCCGCCTCAACTGGTGGAGCATGTTCAGGTCACCAGTCCTGTCGGCACCACCATCGAGGGTGCCTACATCGACTCCTGCTTCGTGCCCGAGATGCTCAGCCGTTTCAAGACGGCACGTCGCAAGGTGCTCAACGCGATGGAGCTGGCTCAGAAGAAGGACATCGCCATCACTGCTCTCGGCGGGTTCACGTCCATCATTTTCGAGAACTTCAACCTGCTGCAGAACCAGACGGTTCGCAGCACAACCCTCGACTGGCGTCGGTTCACCACAGGAAACACGCACACCGCCTGGGTGATTTGCCGTCAGGTGGAGAACAACGCCCCTTCGCTCGGGATCGACCTGAGCACAGCCAAGGTCGCGGTGGTGGGAGCCACCGGCGACATCGGTAGTGCCGTCTGCCGCTGGCTGTCCGCAAGAACGGGAGTCGGCGAGCTGCTGCTGGTGGCCCGGCAGCAGCAACCGCTCATGGATCTCCAAAAGGAGCTCGGCGGCGGTCGCATCCTCACGCTGGAGGAGGCTCTGCCGGAAGCCGATGTGGTCGTCTGGGTGGCGAGCATGCCGCGCACGCTCCAGATCGATCAGGACAGCCTGCGCAGCCCCTGTCTGATGATTGATGGGGGGTATCCCAAGAATCTGGATGCGAAGGTCGCCGGCGGAGGCATCCACGTCCTCAAGGGAGGCATCGTCGAGTTCTGTCGTGACATCGGCTGGACGATGATGGAAATCGCCGAAATGGAGAAACCACAGCGACAGATGTTCGCCTGTTTCGCAGAGGCGATGCTGCTTGAGTTCGAGCGCTGCCACACCAACTTCAGCTGGGGACGCAACAACATCACCCTGGAGAAGATGGATTTCATCGGAGCAGCGTCTGTCCGTCACGGCTTTTCCACCCTCAATCTCCAGTCCAGGCTTCAGGCCGCCGCCGCCTGA
- a CDS encoding acetyl-CoA carboxylase carboxyltransferase subunit alpha, whose protein sequence is MPRRPLLEFEKPLVELEQQIEQIRQLARDSEVDVSQQLHQLETLAAKRRQEIFQSLSPSQKIQVARHPHRPSTLDFIQMFCDDWVELHGDRRGNDDQALVGGLGRLGDRPVVLIGHQKGRDTKENVARNFGMATPGGYRKALRLMDHADRFRLPVITFIDTPGAYAGLQAEEQGQGEAIAVNLREMFRLRVPVIATVIGEGGSGGALGIGVADRLLMFEHSVYTVASPEACASILWRDAAKAPEAAEALRITGPDLLKLGLVDEVLPEPAGGNNWAPLEAGQTLRSAIDRHLDELLTLSETDLRAHRYSKFRAMGQFFEGTSHESRFAA, encoded by the coding sequence ATGCCGCGCCGACCCCTGCTTGAGTTCGAGAAGCCCCTGGTGGAGCTGGAGCAGCAGATCGAGCAGATCCGTCAGCTGGCCCGTGATTCGGAGGTCGATGTCAGTCAGCAGCTGCATCAGCTGGAGACGCTCGCTGCGAAACGCCGGCAGGAGATCTTCCAATCGCTGTCGCCTTCTCAGAAGATTCAGGTGGCCAGGCACCCGCACCGGCCCAGCACCCTGGACTTCATCCAGATGTTCTGTGACGACTGGGTCGAACTTCACGGTGACCGTCGCGGCAATGACGATCAGGCCCTTGTGGGTGGCCTGGGTCGACTCGGCGATCGGCCCGTCGTTCTGATCGGCCACCAGAAGGGTCGAGACACCAAGGAAAATGTCGCCCGCAACTTCGGGATGGCCACCCCGGGGGGGTACCGCAAGGCTCTGCGCCTGATGGATCATGCCGACCGGTTCCGTCTGCCGGTGATCACCTTCATCGACACTCCTGGCGCCTACGCGGGCCTGCAGGCCGAGGAACAGGGGCAAGGCGAGGCGATTGCTGTGAATCTGCGTGAGATGTTCCGACTGCGGGTCCCCGTGATCGCCACCGTCATCGGCGAAGGCGGCTCCGGTGGTGCGCTGGGGATCGGCGTGGCCGACCGCTTGCTCATGTTCGAGCACAGCGTCTACACCGTTGCCAGCCCCGAAGCCTGTGCCTCGATCCTCTGGCGGGATGCCGCCAAGGCGCCTGAAGCTGCGGAGGCGCTGCGGATCACAGGCCCTGATCTACTGAAGCTGGGGCTGGTGGATGAGGTGCTTCCCGAGCCTGCCGGTGGCAACAACTGGGCGCCTCTGGAGGCAGGCCAGACGCTTCGATCAGCCATCGATCGCCATCTGGATGAGCTGCTGACCCTTTCCGAGACCGATCTGAGGGCGCACAGATACAGCAAATTTCGAGCAATGGGGCAATTTTTTGAAGGAACGTCACACGAATCGCGTTTTGCCGCTTAA
- a CDS encoding SDR family oxidoreductase, with protein MPTALITGASRGIGRRAAELLAHKGWDLMLTARSGDQLEDLRTALSPSGCSVAAEAVDLTDPAAIAPAMSNLLSQGDAPSVLVNNAGAAYTGDLLAMTLERWQWLLQLNLTSVVQVCAAVVPAMRAQGGLVINVSSHAAHNAFPQWGAYSVTKAALVRFTRCLAEEERCHGVRACTLTLGAVNSSLWDAETVQSDFDRRAMLSIDQAAQALLHLAEQPTNQVIEDLTLMPAIGAF; from the coding sequence TTGCCTACGGCCCTGATCACTGGAGCAAGTCGTGGAATCGGCCGTCGAGCAGCTGAGCTTCTCGCCCACAAGGGTTGGGATCTCATGCTCACTGCTCGCAGCGGCGATCAGCTTGAAGATCTGCGCACGGCTCTCAGCCCATCAGGCTGTTCCGTGGCGGCTGAAGCGGTCGACCTGACCGATCCAGCTGCCATCGCACCTGCGATGAGCAATCTTCTGAGCCAGGGCGATGCACCATCGGTGCTGGTGAACAATGCCGGGGCTGCCTACACGGGTGACCTCCTGGCCATGACTCTCGAGCGCTGGCAGTGGCTGCTGCAGCTCAATCTCACCAGTGTCGTGCAGGTCTGCGCAGCCGTGGTTCCGGCCATGCGCGCGCAGGGAGGACTGGTGATCAACGTCAGCAGCCATGCCGCGCACAACGCCTTTCCCCAATGGGGGGCCTACTCGGTCACCAAGGCTGCGCTGGTGCGTTTCACCCGCTGTCTGGCGGAGGAGGAACGCTGTCATGGCGTTCGCGCCTGCACCCTCACCCTCGGTGCGGTGAATTCATCCCTGTGGGATGCGGAAACCGTACAAAGCGATTTCGATCGTCGTGCCATGCTCAGCATCGATCAGGCGGCCCAAGCCCTGCTGCATCTGGCCGAGCAACCGACCAACCAGGTCATCGAAGACCTCACCCTGATGCCGGCCATCGGCGCCTTCTGA
- the folE gene encoding GTP cyclohydrolase I has product MTSTVPFVSNGAAQNGNGNGNGLARSTTNGISNILKPAVSACIRERLQERGVSFLANDNIAAHLEPGELAELQIEVADKVRDLLRSLVIDIDNDHNTHETAERVAKMYLHEVFKGRYHEQPKVASFPNVKQLDEIYTVGPITVRSACSHHLVPIMGNCWIGIKPGARVIGLSKFTRVADWVFSRPHIQEEAVMILADEIEKLCEPQGLGIIIKAQHYCMKWRGVKEPQTSMVNSVVRGDFRHDPSLKQEFFELVRQQEALLST; this is encoded by the coding sequence ATGACTTCCACCGTCCCTTTCGTCTCCAACGGCGCTGCCCAGAACGGCAACGGCAATGGCAACGGACTTGCCAGATCCACGACCAACGGCATCAGCAACATCCTCAAGCCGGCTGTTTCAGCCTGCATTCGTGAACGTCTCCAGGAGCGAGGTGTCTCGTTCCTGGCCAATGACAACATCGCAGCCCACCTCGAGCCCGGTGAGCTGGCTGAACTCCAGATTGAAGTGGCAGACAAGGTTCGCGATCTGCTGCGCAGCCTGGTGATCGACATCGACAACGATCACAACACCCATGAGACGGCTGAGCGTGTCGCGAAGATGTACCTCCATGAGGTGTTCAAGGGCCGCTATCACGAGCAGCCGAAGGTCGCCAGCTTCCCGAATGTGAAGCAGCTCGATGAGATCTACACCGTGGGCCCGATCACGGTGCGATCCGCCTGTTCCCACCACTTGGTTCCGATCATGGGCAACTGCTGGATCGGCATCAAGCCCGGTGCCAGGGTGATCGGCCTGTCCAAGTTCACCAGGGTGGCCGACTGGGTCTTTTCCCGCCCTCACATCCAGGAAGAGGCCGTGATGATCCTGGCCGATGAAATCGAGAAGCTGTGTGAGCCCCAGGGCTTGGGCATCATCATCAAGGCTCAGCACTACTGCATGAAGTGGCGCGGTGTGAAGGAGCCTCAGACCAGCATGGTGAACTCTGTGGTCCGCGGTGACTTCCGCCACGATCCCAGCCTGAAGCAGGAATTCTTCGAGCTCGTGCGTCAGCAGGAAGCTCTGCTGAGCACCTGA
- a CDS encoding phosphoribosylanthranilate isomerase, whose translation MPEQQTPQPALKICGLTETDQALAIAAMGVDAIGVIGVAETPRFVEATARRHLFEALAREAAGVQRVWVVAEPDDASLAEALAGEGAPSVVQLHGEESPERCQSLKQRYPQVQWWKALRLRSSADLQKLNPYLDHVDALLLDAWSPGQLGGTGHRLPLDWLADTELPLPWWLAGGISAEWVPELLNRVHPHGLDASSRLETAPGRKDLSRVEALVKVVREQRR comes from the coding sequence TTGCCTGAGCAGCAGACGCCACAACCGGCCCTCAAGATCTGCGGGCTCACGGAGACAGACCAGGCCCTGGCCATCGCTGCCATGGGGGTGGACGCGATCGGCGTGATCGGCGTCGCTGAAACACCCCGCTTCGTTGAGGCCACGGCTCGACGCCATCTGTTCGAGGCCCTGGCCCGCGAGGCAGCCGGTGTGCAGCGCGTCTGGGTGGTGGCCGAGCCGGATGATGCCAGCCTTGCCGAGGCCCTGGCCGGTGAAGGAGCCCCCAGCGTGGTGCAGCTCCACGGAGAGGAATCCCCGGAACGCTGCCAGTCTCTGAAACAGCGTTACCCGCAGGTGCAGTGGTGGAAGGCACTGCGGCTGCGGTCTTCCGCTGATCTGCAGAAGCTGAACCCGTACCTCGACCATGTCGATGCCCTGCTGCTCGATGCCTGGAGTCCGGGTCAGCTGGGAGGCACCGGTCATCGGTTGCCCCTGGACTGGCTGGCGGATACCGAGCTGCCGTTGCCCTGGTGGCTGGCCGGCGGCATCAGTGCCGAGTGGGTGCCCGAGCTGCTGAACCGGGTTCATCCGCATGGTCTCGATGCCTCGAGCCGACTGGAAACAGCCCCTGGCCGCAAGGATCTCAGCCGGGTCGAAGCCCTTGTGAAGGTCGTGCGGGAGCAACGCCGTTAG
- a CDS encoding site-2 protease family protein — MGEGWQLLKIRGIPLFIQPSWLVSVVLFTMIFQSRFAATVTPAVAAGTSWGLGLLTALLLFLSVLLHELGHALMALREGVKVRSITLFHLGGIARIERDCDTAMGSLRIAAAGPLVSLILALGLLLSAPSLDGGRPLLAMVLTQLGALNLMLGLFNLLPGLPLDGGQILKALVWKFSGSQKRGMQVASASGRALSTLLIVMGVLLLVRGGGFSGVFLMLIGWFGLGANRGQAQMLVLQKVLQDLKVSDAAGRRFRVLESDQSLRQLSSMRLRESEGGRGDDWVLICRGGRWIGWVDDQPLRDLPVQQWDRQRLEDHLRPLEELPSIHDREPLWKAIEALEQTSQGRLLVFGPAGLPSGTIDRMDVGEAVLQKLGVRLPPPILEEARKQNGYPMGLAMLPQVVESMQAAETDTRRSSS; from the coding sequence TTGGGAGAGGGCTGGCAACTTCTGAAAATCCGCGGGATTCCCCTGTTCATTCAGCCCAGCTGGCTGGTGTCCGTGGTGCTCTTCACCATGATCTTCCAGTCGCGTTTCGCTGCCACAGTCACGCCTGCCGTGGCAGCAGGCACCAGCTGGGGGCTTGGTCTGCTCACGGCTCTTCTGCTGTTTCTCTCCGTTCTGCTGCATGAGCTCGGCCATGCCCTGATGGCGCTGCGGGAGGGGGTGAAGGTCCGCAGCATCACGCTTTTCCACCTCGGCGGCATCGCTCGGATCGAACGTGATTGCGACACGGCGATGGGAAGTCTGCGCATCGCTGCCGCCGGCCCGCTGGTGAGCCTGATCCTGGCCCTGGGGCTGTTGCTCTCCGCACCGTCCCTGGATGGAGGCCGTCCGCTGCTGGCGATGGTGCTGACCCAGCTGGGCGCTCTCAATCTGATGCTGGGCCTGTTCAATCTTCTGCCCGGCCTGCCGCTGGACGGCGGTCAGATCCTCAAGGCTCTCGTCTGGAAGTTCAGCGGTAGCCAGAAACGCGGAATGCAGGTGGCCTCCGCTTCCGGGCGAGCGCTCTCGACGCTGCTGATCGTGATGGGCGTGCTGCTGCTCGTGCGCGGTGGCGGTTTTTCAGGTGTGTTTCTGATGCTGATCGGCTGGTTCGGTCTCGGTGCCAACCGGGGCCAGGCCCAGATGCTGGTGCTTCAGAAAGTGCTTCAGGATCTCAAGGTGTCGGATGCAGCCGGCCGTCGTTTTCGGGTGCTGGAGTCGGATCAGAGCCTGCGCCAGCTCAGCAGCATGCGTCTGCGGGAGTCCGAAGGCGGCCGCGGGGATGACTGGGTGCTGATCTGCCGCGGCGGTCGCTGGATCGGATGGGTGGATGATCAGCCGCTGCGGGATCTGCCGGTGCAGCAGTGGGACCGTCAGCGCCTGGAGGATCATCTGCGCCCTCTGGAGGAACTGCCTTCCATCCACGATCGCGAGCCGCTCTGGAAAGCGATCGAGGCCCTGGAGCAAACCAGTCAGGGGCGTCTTCTGGTGTTCGGTCCCGCTGGTCTTCCCTCCGGCACGATCGACCGCATGGATGTGGGCGAAGCGGTGCTTCAGAAGCTGGGGGTGCGGCTGCCGCCACCGATCCTGGAGGAGGCCCGCAAGCAGAACGGTTACCCCATGGGCCTGGCGATGCTGCCTCAGGTGGTGGAGTCGATGCAGGCTGCCGAGACGGACACCCGCCGCTCCAGCTCCTGA